The Flavobacteriales bacterium genome window below encodes:
- the tatC gene encoding twin-arginine translocase subunit TatC produces MAAEHKHPDEMSFLDHLEVLRWHLVRSSIAVFILAAIAFVNRPLIFDTILFGPKSGSFPTYVVLCKMAQQLGLDESLCMTDLPFQIINIDMSGQFTLHIMVSIISGLVMAFPYILWEIWRFIRPALHQKERRYARGLVFYTSFLFISGLLFGYFVISPLSVQFLGTYQVSAQVPNQPTLNSFIMTEVLITVASGLIFEMPVLVYFLTKMGLISPEFLKKYRRHAIVINLVLAAIITPPDISSQILMAIPLLILYQISIWISGRVLKKEAANQD; encoded by the coding sequence ATGGCAGCAGAACACAAACATCCCGATGAGATGAGCTTTCTCGATCACCTGGAAGTACTCAGGTGGCACCTCGTACGAAGCAGCATCGCCGTGTTCATCTTAGCTGCCATTGCCTTTGTGAACCGCCCCCTGATCTTTGACACCATCCTGTTCGGTCCGAAAAGCGGTTCGTTCCCTACCTATGTGGTATTATGCAAAATGGCGCAACAGTTGGGTCTGGACGAATCTCTTTGCATGACAGACCTGCCGTTCCAGATCATCAACATTGATATGTCCGGGCAATTCACCCTGCACATTATGGTGTCCATTATCAGCGGCTTGGTCATGGCATTCCCGTATATCCTCTGGGAGATCTGGCGCTTTATCCGCCCCGCCCTTCACCAAAAAGAAAGACGGTATGCGCGTGGACTGGTATTCTATACTTCATTTCTTTTTATCAGCGGTCTGCTGTTTGGTTATTTTGTGATCTCTCCTTTATCCGTACAGTTTTTGGGAACCTACCAGGTTAGCGCACAGGTGCCCAACCAACCCACACTCAATTCATTTATCATGACAGAGGTGCTCATCACCGTAGCATCCGGTCTCATCTTCGAAATGCCGGTTCTGGTTTACTTCCTCACGAAGATGGGGCTCATCTCTCCCGAATTCCTTAAGAAGTACCGCCGCCATGCCATTGTGATCAACCTGGTCCTGGCCGCCATCATTACACCTCCGGATATTTCCAGTCAGATACTCATGGCCATCCCATTGCTCATCCTATATCAGATCAGTATCTGGATATCAGGGCGGGTACTGAAGAAGGAAGCAGCAAACCAGGACTGA
- a CDS encoding KpsF/GutQ family sugar-phosphate isomerase gives MKSKEDIIAIGRQVINRELQAISSIPSRIGDDFASCIGLILNSRGRIIITGIGKSAHVAGKIVATLNSTGSPAIFMHAADAVHGDLGIVQKDDIVLCLSKSGETPEIKALIPLIKSRGHKLVAMVGQMNSYLARESDLVLDTSVDQEACPNNLAPTTSTTAQMIMGDALAVTLLECRGFTKEDFARVHPGGALGKQLYLKVDDIYKGNEKPVVQPETPLKQAIVEISSKRLGMTAVINHGKLVGVITDGDLRRMLESNRPIDDLTAADIMNTTPKSIAPSALAVAALEVMEKFQITQLVVAENDQYLGVIHLHDLLREGIL, from the coding sequence TTGAAATCAAAAGAAGACATCATAGCCATAGGCCGTCAGGTGATTAACCGGGAATTACAAGCAATATCAAGCATTCCTTCCCGGATCGGAGATGATTTTGCATCCTGTATTGGTTTGATTCTGAACAGCAGGGGTCGGATCATCATTACCGGGATTGGCAAAAGTGCACATGTTGCGGGTAAGATTGTTGCCACCCTGAACTCGACCGGCAGTCCTGCTATTTTTATGCATGCAGCCGATGCCGTCCATGGGGATCTGGGCATTGTACAGAAGGACGATATCGTGTTGTGCCTGTCAAAAAGCGGTGAGACGCCCGAAATCAAAGCACTCATTCCATTAATAAAGTCCCGCGGTCATAAGTTGGTGGCCATGGTTGGACAAATGAATTCCTACCTGGCCCGTGAGTCAGACTTGGTGCTGGATACCTCGGTGGATCAGGAAGCCTGCCCCAACAACCTTGCCCCTACCACAAGCACAACCGCACAGATGATTATGGGGGATGCCCTGGCGGTTACCCTGCTCGAATGCCGTGGTTTTACAAAGGAGGATTTTGCACGCGTACATCCGGGAGGAGCCCTGGGAAAACAACTTTATCTGAAAGTTGATGACATATACAAGGGCAATGAAAAACCGGTGGTTCAACCGGAAACACCCCTCAAGCAGGCCATTGTTGAAATATCGTCCAAACGCCTGGGTATGACCGCCGTGATAAACCACGGAAAACTCGTGGGCGTCATTACCGATGGTGACCTGAGGAGAATGCTGGAGAGCAACAGACCCATCGATGATCTGACGGCAGCGGATATCATGAACACGACCCCGAAGTCCATCGCTCCGTCAGCCCTCGCCGTGGCTGCCCTGGAGGTCATGGAGAAATTCCAGATCACACAATTGGTCGTTGCTGAAAACGACCAATACCTGGGCGTTATTCATCTACATGACTTACTAAGAGAAGGCATTCTCTGA
- the recQ gene encoding DNA helicase RecQ gives MNREPVLEANGLTEYLKKFFGFDKFKGDQEAIIKNVLSGRDTFVIMPTGGGKSMCYQLPALMSEGTAIVISPLIALMKNQVDALRSFGNEDGIAHFLNSSLSRQDVENVKNDVRDGKTKLLYVAPESLTKEDNVRFLKEIHISFFAIDEAHCISEWGHDFRPEYRRLRPIIEQIGQTPIIALTATATPKVQQDIQKNLGMSSASVFKSSFNRENLYYEVRPKVNVTKEIIKYIKAHAGKSGIIYCLSRKKVEELAQLLQVNGIKALPYHAGLDSITRAEHQDRFLMEDVDVIVATIAFGMGIDKPDVRFVIHHDIPKSLESYYQETGRAGRDGREGNCVAFYSYNDILKLQKFMKGKPVAEQEIGKQLLLETMAYVESSMCRRKTLLHYFGETYPHDHCNLCDNCQNPREQFEGQESMVLLLNTIILLKEKFKARHVVNVLTGKASNTVKSYKHNQLEVFGAGDAEDERYWNAVIRQALVAGFLLKDIENYGLLRVADKGREYLAKPYSMMLSKDQEYEEEGMDEVIPTNGHAKTGAADMVLFNLLKDLRRSISKEKQLPPFVIFQDPSLEDMAIQYPVTMDELNNIVGVGSGKAMRFGKPFLALIERYVKENNIERPTDMVIKSVVNKSGLKVHIIQNIDRKLPFNDIASAKGISPDILLHEVETIVLSGTKLDLSYHIDEMVDEDKQDMLFEYFQEAETDSIAEALEEFKDEELSEEEVRLVRIKFISEFGN, from the coding sequence ATGAACCGGGAGCCCGTGCTAGAGGCCAACGGTCTTACAGAATACCTCAAGAAGTTCTTCGGTTTTGATAAGTTTAAAGGTGATCAGGAAGCGATCATCAAGAATGTCCTTAGCGGACGTGATACGTTTGTGATCATGCCCACCGGTGGCGGCAAGTCGATGTGTTATCAACTGCCCGCCCTGATGTCAGAAGGCACTGCCATTGTTATTTCACCGCTGATCGCCCTGATGAAGAACCAGGTGGATGCTTTGAGAAGTTTTGGTAATGAAGATGGGATTGCTCACTTTCTCAATTCAAGCTTGTCCCGTCAGGATGTGGAGAACGTGAAGAATGATGTGCGTGATGGAAAGACGAAGCTGCTGTATGTGGCACCGGAATCGCTGACAAAGGAAGACAATGTCCGCTTTCTGAAAGAAATCCATATTTCCTTCTTTGCCATTGATGAAGCGCACTGTATTTCGGAATGGGGACATGACTTCAGACCGGAATACCGTCGGCTCCGACCTATCATCGAACAAATTGGGCAAACACCGATCATTGCATTAACGGCCACCGCAACCCCCAAGGTGCAGCAGGATATTCAGAAGAATCTGGGAATGAGCAGTGCTTCGGTTTTCAAATCTTCCTTTAACAGGGAAAACCTTTATTATGAAGTCAGGCCGAAGGTAAATGTGACCAAGGAGATCATCAAGTATATAAAGGCACACGCGGGTAAATCAGGGATTATTTATTGCCTGAGCCGGAAGAAGGTGGAAGAGCTGGCGCAACTGCTACAGGTAAACGGGATCAAAGCACTTCCGTACCATGCCGGTCTGGATTCCATCACGCGTGCCGAGCATCAGGATCGTTTTCTGATGGAGGATGTGGATGTGATCGTAGCAACCATCGCCTTCGGTATGGGCATCGATAAACCGGACGTGCGTTTTGTCATCCACCATGATATTCCCAAAAGTCTGGAAAGCTATTATCAGGAAACAGGTCGTGCCGGAAGGGACGGACGAGAAGGAAACTGTGTTGCTTTTTACAGCTACAATGACATCCTGAAGCTCCAGAAGTTCATGAAGGGCAAGCCGGTGGCAGAGCAGGAGATCGGCAAACAGTTGCTTCTGGAAACGATGGCATACGTGGAATCCTCCATGTGCCGGAGAAAAACCTTGTTACATTATTTCGGTGAAACGTATCCGCACGATCATTGCAATCTGTGCGATAATTGTCAGAATCCCAGGGAACAATTCGAAGGCCAGGAGAGCATGGTGTTGCTTCTTAATACCATTATCCTTCTGAAGGAAAAGTTCAAGGCCCGTCATGTGGTGAATGTACTGACCGGTAAGGCAAGCAATACGGTAAAATCGTACAAACATAACCAGCTGGAAGTGTTCGGTGCCGGTGATGCTGAGGACGAGCGCTACTGGAATGCTGTGATCCGGCAGGCGCTGGTGGCCGGTTTTCTGTTGAAGGATATTGAGAACTACGGCTTGCTCAGGGTTGCTGATAAAGGCAGGGAATACCTGGCCAAGCCATATTCCATGATGCTTTCCAAAGATCAGGAGTATGAAGAAGAAGGCATGGACGAAGTGATCCCCACCAATGGCCATGCTAAGACAGGTGCGGCGGACATGGTTCTCTTCAATTTACTGAAAGATCTCCGGAGGTCCATATCCAAGGAAAAACAACTGCCGCCCTTTGTGATCTTTCAGGATCCTTCGCTCGAAGACATGGCCATCCAGTATCCTGTAACGATGGATGAACTGAACAACATCGTAGGGGTTGGCAGCGGAAAAGCCATGCGCTTCGGAAAACCTTTTCTGGCGTTGATAGAAAGGTATGTGAAAGAGAACAACATCGAACGGCCAACCGATATGGTCATTAAATCGGTGGTGAACAAGTCAGGCCTTAAAGTGCATATTATCCAGAACATAGACCGTAAGCTACCTTTCAATGATATCGCCAGTGCCAAAGGGATTTCTCCGGATATCCTGCTGCATGAGGTTGAGACCATCGTGCTTTCCGGCACCAAACTGGATTTGTCTTACCATATCGATGAAATGGTGGATGAAGACAAGCAGGATATGCTTTTTGAATATTTTCAGGAAGCAGAGACCGACAGCATCGCCGAAGCACTGGAAGAATTCAA